The following coding sequences are from one Leptospira levettii window:
- a CDS encoding MarR family winged helix-turn-helix transcriptional regulator: MNEIFSYLGIHLSETLLQMRKFLANEFETNRVGMRFEEWIQLIPLMEKESLNQKTLSDRLAKDKTTISRLVDSWVKKGWVKRIQSSEDKRSFSLKLTTKGKSIWEKGIPVVREADLVFKKNLSEENEKELFVTLFKIQTSIQFSETKNVPY, from the coding sequence ATGAATGAAATTTTTTCCTATTTAGGCATTCACTTAAGTGAAACTTTACTCCAGATGCGGAAGTTTCTCGCAAACGAGTTTGAAACGAATCGAGTAGGGATGCGATTTGAAGAATGGATCCAACTGATTCCTCTAATGGAAAAGGAAAGTTTGAACCAAAAAACCTTAAGTGACCGATTGGCCAAAGATAAAACCACAATCTCTAGGTTAGTTGATAGTTGGGTAAAAAAGGGATGGGTCAAACGAATCCAATCGAGTGAAGACAAACGAAGTTTTAGCTTAAAATTAACAACCAAAGGGAAATCCATATGGGAGAAGGGGATTCCTGTTGTCAGAGAAGCAGATTTAGTCTTTAAAAAAAATCTGAGTGAGGAAAATGAAAAAGAATTGTTTGTAACTCTCTTTAAGATTCAAACTTCGATTCAGTTTTCAGAAACAAAAAACGTTCCTTATTAG
- a CDS encoding malate dehydrogenase, with the protein MSKKVKVAVTGAAGQIGYALLFRIASGQMFGPDTAVELQLLELEQALPAAKGVIMELDDCAFPLLEKVSVTSNLDEAFRDINWALLVGSVPRKAGMERGDLLKINGGIFTTQGKAIEKNAASDVRVLVVGNPCNTNALIAMNNAKGVPSDRWFAMTGLDENRAKTQLAQKAGVLVKDVSNVAIWGNHSATQYPDFYNAKIKGKPATDLISDEAWLKGDFISTVQKRGAAIIAARGASSAASAANAVVDTVHNIVTPTKPGDWFSAACHSNGEYGVDKGLIFGYPLKSDGKKVEIVTGLEINAFGKEKFDITHNELKEERNEVKDMLG; encoded by the coding sequence ATGAGCAAAAAAGTAAAAGTTGCTGTAACAGGTGCGGCCGGACAAATCGGATATGCACTCTTATTTCGTATCGCTTCAGGACAAATGTTTGGACCTGACACAGCTGTCGAACTCCAGTTATTAGAATTGGAACAAGCGCTCCCTGCAGCGAAAGGTGTCATCATGGAATTGGATGACTGTGCGTTCCCATTGCTCGAAAAAGTATCAGTGACTTCTAACTTAGACGAAGCATTCCGTGATATCAACTGGGCACTTCTCGTAGGTTCTGTTCCTAGAAAAGCAGGTATGGAACGTGGTGACCTTCTCAAAATCAATGGTGGTATTTTTACAACCCAAGGAAAAGCGATCGAAAAAAATGCAGCAAGTGATGTAAGAGTTCTTGTTGTAGGTAACCCTTGTAATACGAATGCACTCATTGCAATGAATAATGCAAAAGGTGTTCCGTCTGACAGATGGTTTGCGATGACAGGTCTTGATGAAAATCGTGCAAAAACTCAATTGGCACAAAAAGCGGGAGTCCTTGTAAAAGATGTTTCCAATGTTGCGATTTGGGGAAACCACTCTGCAACTCAATACCCAGACTTTTATAATGCAAAAATCAAAGGAAAACCAGCAACTGACCTAATCAGCGACGAAGCTTGGTTAAAGGGAGATTTTATCTCTACAGTTCAAAAACGTGGAGCTGCTATCATTGCTGCAAGAGGAGCTTCTTCTGCTGCTTCTGCTGCCAATGCAGTGGTCGACACAGTACATAACATTGTAACTCCAACAAAACCTGGAGATTGGTTTAGTGCAGCTTGTCATTCCAATGGTGAGTATGGTGTAGACAAAGGACTTATCTTTGGATACCCTCTCAAATCTGATGGAAAAAAAGTAGAGATCGTAACTGGCCTTGAAATCAATGCTTTCGGTAAGGAAAAATTTGATATCACACACAATGAATTAAAAGAAGAAAGAAACGAAGTAAAAGATATGTTAGGTTAA
- a CDS encoding Crp/Fnr family transcriptional regulator — protein sequence MLEAMFGKFGKVFQPNEVLFCEYEPGNDFYLIKEGKVKITKTIGTSIKTLDVLEAGDILGEMAILEEQPRSATAIAVTEVKALNFNRANFEMLMTKNPALAMKLLHIFSFRIYDQKRRLMILLMDDIVGKVCDVFVMLYEKQYNNDVYNEIILSATVDDIANWCAQPVGEVQKVLMQYVKTGKLDLYPDKIVIHNISDFQRIVNQKRKPT from the coding sequence ATGTTAGAAGCTATGTTTGGGAAATTTGGAAAGGTTTTCCAACCAAACGAAGTTTTATTTTGTGAATACGAACCTGGTAACGATTTTTACCTCATCAAAGAAGGCAAAGTCAAAATCACAAAAACCATAGGCACAAGTATCAAAACCTTAGATGTCTTGGAAGCAGGTGATATTTTGGGAGAGATGGCAATTTTAGAAGAACAACCTAGATCGGCCACTGCCATCGCTGTGACGGAAGTCAAAGCTCTCAATTTTAATCGTGCAAACTTTGAGATGCTCATGACCAAAAACCCTGCTCTTGCGATGAAATTATTACATATCTTTTCCTTTCGGATTTATGACCAAAAAAGACGTCTGATGATCCTTCTTATGGATGACATTGTAGGAAAAGTTTGTGACGTCTTTGTGATGTTATACGAGAAGCAGTATAATAATGATGTATATAATGAAATCATCCTTTCTGCAACAGTGGATGACATTGCCAATTGGTGTGCCCAACCCGTGGGCGAAGTCCAAAAAGTCCTCATGCAATATGTAAAAACTGGGAAACTTGACCTCTACCCAGATAAAATTGTTATTCACAATATCTCCGATTTTCAAAGGATAGTGAATCAGAAACGTAAACCTACGTAA
- a CDS encoding TrkH family potassium uptake protein, translated as MPLARFNRFFRTLSFARVVCLGFFAAILLGSFGLYISEEGELSYVDSLYLSASSICVTGLSPIPLSGLNSSTHWIMLFLIQLGGLGIISFTVIVGFLITKGISRNARFNAFVGAAIDTQTETESLATNEVNRILLSIINISFSIEILGAIGLYLHMPEGVEGENTRWFFSLFTAVSSFNNAGFSITDDLSALRLDPFSLYIVSGLVIFGGIGFPVIILLEKVLLTIFVRIVYRIEVVAETLMMEKALKTGNVPRFLLLPAQFSAILENRIEEYNKHLRGETTRIQSKLLVYGSFALLLFGFLGIYFLERSNPHTFHGMELVDKISNAFFMSVCSRTAGFSTMDLGHLNDATVIIITVLMFIGGGPQGTAGGIKITTFVLLLAYLKNVIQPSKPVMLFGETVSKNSVAVAIRVYFLATVSLAFVFILLGVLDQNQHSLHVIFFELISSFSTVGYSLNLTSQLGDIEKLFYAAVMYVGRVGIFTVLIAATGHSGVPKMGTIDDGVKIQVG; from the coding sequence ATGCCACTTGCTCGTTTCAATCGATTTTTTCGTACTTTGTCTTTTGCCCGAGTGGTGTGCCTTGGTTTTTTTGCCGCCATCTTACTTGGGTCGTTTGGCTTGTACATTTCGGAAGAAGGTGAGTTGTCCTATGTCGATAGTCTCTATCTCTCCGCCTCGTCCATTTGTGTGACGGGTTTGTCACCCATCCCCCTTTCGGGACTGAACTCCTCCACTCATTGGATCATGTTATTCCTCATCCAACTGGGGGGACTTGGGATCATCAGTTTTACGGTGATTGTGGGGTTTCTCATCACAAAAGGGATTTCCAGGAATGCTCGGTTTAATGCCTTTGTTGGTGCTGCCATTGACACCCAAACCGAAACAGAATCACTTGCCACCAATGAAGTGAACCGGATTTTACTTTCCATTATCAATATTTCTTTTTCGATCGAAATCCTTGGAGCCATTGGTTTATACCTCCATATGCCAGAAGGAGTGGAAGGGGAGAATACCCGTTGGTTTTTTTCCCTATTTACCGCAGTTTCTTCTTTCAATAACGCAGGTTTTTCGATCACAGATGACCTCAGTGCCTTACGATTGGATCCTTTTTCTCTGTATATCGTTTCCGGGCTTGTGATTTTCGGAGGGATTGGATTTCCTGTCATCATCCTACTCGAAAAAGTCTTACTCACGATCTTTGTGAGAATTGTTTACCGCATTGAAGTGGTCGCTGAGACCCTTATGATGGAAAAAGCTTTAAAAACAGGGAATGTCCCTCGTTTTTTGTTATTACCTGCACAGTTTTCTGCTATTTTAGAAAATCGAATTGAAGAATACAACAAACACTTACGCGGAGAAACCACGCGGATCCAATCTAAACTTTTGGTGTATGGGTCTTTTGCTCTCTTGTTATTTGGATTCCTTGGAATTTATTTCTTAGAAAGGAGTAACCCTCATACCTTTCATGGCATGGAACTAGTCGATAAAATTTCCAATGCATTTTTTATGTCAGTATGTTCCCGAACGGCAGGTTTTTCGACCATGGACCTTGGCCATTTGAATGATGCGACTGTGATCATCATCACCGTACTTATGTTTATTGGTGGTGGTCCACAAGGGACTGCGGGTGGTATCAAAATCACAACTTTTGTTTTGTTGCTTGCTTATTTAAAGAATGTCATCCAACCTTCCAAACCTGTCATGTTATTTGGTGAAACGGTTTCTAAAAATTCCGTGGCAGTAGCAATTCGGGTTTATTTTTTAGCAACGGTATCCTTGGCATTTGTATTCATTTTGCTTGGGGTTTTGGACCAAAACCAACACTCTCTCCATGTTATCTTTTTTGAATTGATTTCTTCGTTTTCCACAGTGGGGTACAGTTTGAACCTGACTTCCCAATTGGGGGATATCGAGAAGTTATTTTATGCTGCTGTGATGTATGTCGGTAGGGTGGGAATATTTACAGTTCTTATCGCAGCGACAGGCCATTCAGGAGTCCCAAAAATGGGTACCATCGACGACGGTGTAAAAATCCAAGTCGGGTAA
- a CDS encoding amidohydrolase family protein, which translates to MTRPILLQSASLFRNGKMESKDLLFTGEKITSIEDSITPNKDMFTVSLQGKKLYPGFINSHDHLLASYLPKVGGTEKHLSWLSYDNLYKSSGVFAERQQIDPEILYYLGAYKNLFAGVTAVFDHIPHFVQNPFRGILPVKLISDYTLAHSVGNYSLDWGEGPALEYRMAEHANLPFVTHLAEGLDDDSKQSLRMLEKMDALGPHSVLVHCLPFGPKEADKIAEKGASIVWCPTSNLHIFGKTTNIKLFLERGVNVCLGTDSSPSGSNHLLEELKTAKSIYFGLYGEELPEETLLKMVTENPRKAFRMGNPNSLMPGLNCDFVVISDEKKTSELNVSELHWKHIDLVVIDGYPIYGSLEFLSLFQEFGLGTEEISIEGKNKLVAGSPKKLMKQVSDSVGYKKSLAFLPNF; encoded by the coding sequence ATGACCCGACCTATTTTGTTACAATCTGCTTCCCTATTCCGAAATGGAAAAATGGAATCAAAAGATCTTCTGTTTACGGGTGAAAAAATCACAAGTATCGAAGACTCTATCACACCTAACAAGGATATGTTTACAGTTTCCTTACAAGGGAAAAAACTTTATCCTGGATTTATCAATTCACATGACCATTTGCTCGCCAGTTACTTACCAAAAGTAGGTGGAACAGAAAAACACCTTTCCTGGTTATCCTATGATAATTTGTATAAAAGTTCAGGTGTGTTTGCAGAACGCCAACAAATTGATCCAGAAATTTTATACTACCTCGGTGCTTATAAAAACTTATTTGCAGGTGTGACGGCTGTCTTTGATCACATTCCTCATTTTGTACAAAACCCCTTTCGAGGAATTTTACCTGTCAAATTGATATCGGATTATACCTTAGCACATTCCGTAGGGAATTATAGTTTGGATTGGGGTGAAGGGCCTGCATTAGAATATAGAATGGCAGAACACGCAAACCTTCCTTTTGTCACTCATTTAGCAGAAGGTTTAGATGATGATTCCAAACAATCCCTTCGTATGTTAGAAAAAATGGATGCTCTTGGGCCTCATTCTGTTCTTGTTCATTGTTTGCCATTTGGACCAAAAGAAGCTGATAAAATTGCAGAAAAAGGTGCATCCATTGTTTGGTGCCCTACTTCAAACCTCCACATCTTTGGAAAAACTACCAATATCAAACTCTTCCTAGAAAGAGGAGTTAACGTTTGTTTGGGGACAGATTCTTCTCCAAGTGGATCCAATCATTTATTGGAAGAACTAAAAACTGCAAAATCCATTTATTTTGGATTATACGGTGAAGAACTACCTGAAGAAACATTATTAAAAATGGTTACGGAAAATCCAAGAAAAGCCTTTCGGATGGGAAATCCAAATTCACTAATGCCTGGTTTAAATTGTGATTTTGTCGTGATCAGTGATGAGAAAAAAACTTCTGAGTTAAATGTATCGGAACTTCATTGGAAACACATTGATTTAGTTGTCATCGATGGTTATCCCATTTATGGATCACTTGAATTTTTGTCACTCTTCCAAGAGTTTGGATTGGGTACAGAAGAAATTTCGATCGAAGGAAAAAACAAGTTGGTTGCGGGTTCACCAAAAAAACTCATGAAACAAGTTTCTGACAGTGTCGGTTACAAAAAGAGTTTGGCTTTTTTACCTAATTTTTAA
- the prmC gene encoding peptide chain release factor N(5)-glutamine methyltransferase, with protein sequence MAEQPGTLLYYLKRSTEFLEKKEIPNPRVDAEWLLSDLLGLPRIKLYSQFEMPLSPKEIDLYRERIVERSKRKPVAYITGKKGFHQFEYFVSEDVLIPRPETEELVDFLMKQKETLANEFPNGIQIWDLCSGSGCIGLSLSQLLKPNLVVLSDISEKAIETSKTNADKYKLTDVQFYVSSLDNSLPNELRFDVIVSNPPYIPESEKKDIMPDVLEYEPHLALFVSDILSFHRELFDSVKRRLKPGGWFLMETHPGYIQELETLANRLGFVSSKKILDSSNKERFLFLKTESKFES encoded by the coding sequence ATGGCGGAACAACCAGGAACCTTACTTTATTATCTCAAACGTTCCACAGAATTTCTGGAAAAAAAAGAAATTCCAAACCCTCGTGTCGATGCTGAATGGCTTCTCTCGGACCTACTTGGTTTACCTCGTATCAAACTCTATTCCCAATTCGAAATGCCACTTTCTCCCAAAGAAATTGATTTGTACAGGGAACGAATTGTAGAACGAAGCAAACGAAAACCCGTAGCCTACATCACTGGGAAAAAAGGATTCCACCAATTTGAATACTTTGTATCAGAAGATGTTCTCATCCCGAGACCAGAAACGGAAGAACTCGTTGATTTTCTAATGAAACAAAAAGAAACACTCGCAAACGAATTTCCGAATGGAATACAAATTTGGGATTTGTGTTCGGGAAGTGGTTGTATTGGTCTTAGTTTATCACAACTTCTAAAACCAAATCTTGTTGTGTTATCTGATATTTCAGAAAAGGCAATCGAAACCAGTAAAACAAATGCCGACAAATACAAACTAACAGACGTTCAGTTTTATGTTTCGAGTCTGGACAATTCTCTGCCAAATGAATTACGTTTTGACGTCATTGTTTCTAACCCTCCTTATATCCCAGAATCTGAAAAAAAAGACATTATGCCAGATGTTTTGGAGTATGAACCACACCTAGCATTGTTTGTTTCTGATATACTCTCCTTTCATCGAGAATTATTTGATTCCGTTAAGAGAAGATTAAAACCAGGTGGTTGGTTTCTAATGGAAACACATCCAGGTTATATCCAAGAATTAGAAACATTGGCCAATCGTTTAGGATTTGTTTCCTCAAAGAAGATTTTGGATAGTTCTAATAAGGAACGTTTTTTGTTTCTGAAAACTGAATCGAAGTTTGAATCTTAA
- a CDS encoding LIC_10271 family cell wall hydrolase has translation MRKQGIIFSFGLVLITFPILSKQIQKQTPNQTNQMTYRVVKGDSWYGIARKMNVPAETLAKLNGRTTAENLFENEKLRIPRDKETKSISSETKIKEKIAFPLGQKEKIQKKFSELTYDPYKGIQFQRGSSSLVRASFSGKVVHVDYMDGYENFVILEHENGLYSVYGNLERIQVTEGQHVNAKDRLGILAKDKGLYFQINQNKTNLNPELILQRGFE, from the coding sequence ATGCGAAAACAAGGCATCATATTCAGTTTTGGTTTGGTACTGATCACCTTCCCCATCCTTTCCAAACAAATCCAAAAACAAACTCCCAACCAAACAAACCAAATGACATACCGAGTTGTCAAAGGTGATTCTTGGTATGGAATCGCTCGTAAAATGAATGTTCCTGCCGAAACCTTGGCAAAGTTAAATGGAAGGACCACTGCCGAAAATTTGTTCGAAAATGAAAAATTACGAATTCCAAGAGATAAGGAAACCAAATCCATTTCGTCTGAAACAAAGATAAAAGAAAAAATAGCCTTCCCTCTTGGACAAAAAGAAAAAATCCAAAAGAAGTTTTCTGAACTTACGTATGACCCTTATAAAGGAATTCAATTCCAAAGAGGGAGTTCCTCTCTTGTCCGTGCCAGTTTTTCAGGGAAAGTCGTACATGTAGATTATATGGATGGGTATGAAAACTTTGTGATATTAGAACATGAAAACGGACTTTATTCCGTTTACGGAAATTTAGAAAGGATCCAAGTCACAGAAGGCCAACATGTGAATGCAAAAGATCGATTGGGAATTTTAGCAAAAGACAAGGGATTGTATTTCCAAATCAACCAAAACAAAACCAATTTAAATCCTGAACTCATCTTACAAAGGGGGTTTGAATGA
- the fusA gene encoding elongation factor G, whose amino-acid sequence MTSATQATKRDPKLERIRNIGISAHIDSGKTTLTERILFYTNKIHAIHEVRGKDGVGATMDSMDLERERGITIQSAATYATWKDITINIIDTPGHVDFTIEVERSLRVLDSAIMVLCGVAGVQSQSITVDRQMKRYNVPRVAFINKLDRTGANPWRVIDQLREKLHLNAHAVQLPIGLENDLKGIVDLVEMKAYYFEGPNGQDIKITDIPDELKDQANEKREALLDAVSLFSDELTEEMLEGTPSEARIKEAIRRGVLALKFVPVFMGSAFKNKGVQRLLDGVADYLASPYDVENTAKEIGNEENELILDSDPEKPLVCLAFKLEDGRYGQLTYVRVYQGRLEKGMTIYNSSNNKRHNIGRLVRMHSNEMEDISKAEAGDIVALFGIDCASGDTFTDGKTKLTMESMFVPNPVISLTIECKESKQLPNLAKALNRFTKEDPTFQTEIDKESGQTIIKGMGELHLEVYIERMKREYGVDLVTGAPQVAYRETITKSAEFDYTHKKQTGGQGQFSRVAGYIEPIPQEEGKDYEFVDKIVGGSIPREYIGSCDKGFRSCLERGSLIGFPIIGVRCVINDGAYHDVDSSDMAFQIGARYGFRQGFSKAAPIILEPIMRVEVEGPTEFQGAILASVNQRRGMILNTTEENGYAKIEAEVPLADMFGYSTVLRSSTQGKAEFAMEFSKYAPVPRNVAEELMKKYKVNNKDEE is encoded by the coding sequence ATGACCTCTGCGACGCAAGCAACCAAACGTGATCCAAAATTGGAAAGAATCCGTAATATCGGGATTTCCGCACACATTGACTCTGGGAAAACAACCCTAACAGAACGTATCTTATTTTATACGAACAAAATTCACGCCATCCACGAAGTACGTGGAAAAGACGGTGTGGGTGCCACTATGGACAGTATGGACCTCGAACGAGAAAGAGGGATCACTATCCAGTCAGCAGCTACTTATGCTACCTGGAAAGACATTACCATCAACATCATCGATACTCCGGGCCACGTTGATTTCACGATTGAAGTAGAACGTTCCCTTCGTGTACTTGACTCTGCGATTATGGTTCTTTGTGGTGTTGCGGGAGTTCAATCTCAGTCCATCACGGTTGACCGTCAGATGAAACGTTACAACGTTCCACGTGTTGCCTTTATCAACAAACTTGATAGAACAGGTGCAAACCCATGGAGAGTGATTGACCAACTCCGTGAAAAACTCCACCTCAATGCCCATGCAGTACAACTTCCGATCGGACTCGAAAACGATCTGAAAGGAATTGTTGACCTTGTGGAAATGAAGGCATATTACTTTGAAGGTCCAAACGGACAAGATATCAAAATCACTGACATCCCAGATGAATTAAAAGACCAAGCGAACGAAAAACGTGAGGCTCTCCTTGATGCAGTGTCACTTTTTAGTGATGAACTCACAGAAGAGATGTTAGAAGGAACTCCTTCTGAGGCTCGTATCAAAGAAGCGATTCGTCGTGGTGTCCTTGCACTTAAATTTGTTCCTGTGTTTATGGGATCTGCGTTCAAAAATAAAGGAGTTCAAAGACTTCTGGATGGAGTCGCAGACTACCTTGCATCTCCTTATGATGTTGAAAACACAGCAAAAGAGATTGGAAACGAAGAAAACGAACTCATTTTAGATTCTGATCCAGAAAAACCACTCGTATGTCTTGCTTTCAAATTGGAAGACGGTCGTTACGGTCAGTTAACTTATGTTCGTGTTTACCAAGGTAGACTCGAAAAAGGGATGACGATTTATAATTCATCTAACAACAAACGCCACAACATTGGACGTCTTGTTCGTATGCATTCAAACGAAATGGAAGATATTTCAAAAGCGGAAGCGGGAGATATCGTTGCTCTATTTGGTATCGATTGTGCATCAGGGGATACATTCACTGATGGAAAAACAAAACTCACTATGGAGTCTATGTTTGTTCCAAACCCTGTAATCTCTCTTACCATTGAATGTAAAGAGTCAAAACAACTTCCAAACCTTGCAAAAGCTCTCAACCGTTTCACAAAAGAAGACCCAACCTTCCAAACGGAAATTGATAAAGAGTCCGGTCAAACCATCATCAAAGGGATGGGAGAACTCCACCTCGAAGTTTACATCGAACGTATGAAACGTGAGTATGGTGTGGACCTTGTGACTGGTGCACCTCAGGTAGCTTACCGTGAAACCATCACGAAATCGGCAGAATTTGATTACACTCATAAAAAACAAACGGGTGGTCAAGGTCAGTTCTCTCGTGTGGCTGGTTACATCGAACCAATCCCACAAGAAGAAGGAAAAGACTACGAATTCGTAGATAAAATCGTGGGTGGATCTATCCCTCGTGAATACATCGGATCTTGTGATAAAGGTTTCCGTTCTTGTTTGGAAAGAGGATCCCTCATTGGATTCCCTATCATAGGAGTTCGTTGTGTGATCAATGATGGTGCTTACCATGATGTGGATTCATCCGATATGGCGTTCCAAATTGGAGCTCGTTACGGATTCCGCCAAGGTTTCTCAAAAGCAGCACCAATCATCCTCGAGCCAATCATGCGTGTGGAAGTGGAAGGTCCAACTGAATTCCAAGGTGCGATCCTTGCTTCTGTGAACCAAAGACGTGGTATGATCTTAAACACAACAGAAGAGAACGGTTATGCAAAAATTGAAGCAGAAGTTCCTCTTGCTGATATGTTTGGTTATTCGACTGTTCTTCGTTCCTCTACCCAAGGAAAAGCCGAGTTTGCTATGGAATTCTCCAAGTATGCTCCTGTTCCAAGAAACGTAGCGGAAGAGCTAATGAAAAAATACAAAGTCAACAACAAAGACGAAGAATAA
- a CDS encoding alpha/beta fold hydrolase has protein sequence MEWKYQTIQRDGFDFLIAQNKTIGPNLYWLGSALYYPRVIPEEMASQYHITVVDHRGFANRIDPTSENESTYDLDLVLDDFYFFQNQLEIPACTILGHSGHGYMALTYAKKYPNSVNTLVMVATGPNHGVPLLERETYFVSFATEERKEKHRQLQNKFQNLIESHPEGLPNFFNLFCVSQDALGFYDLKMDSTHLWDGVRTNKLAFDYLFGKVFVEINVENYLSTLKLPIQLILGKYDFQVAPYYTWDTIIERFPGVKRTVLDQCGHLPFFEDPIRFMQVLDSE, from the coding sequence ATGGAATGGAAATATCAGACAATCCAAAGGGATGGATTTGATTTTTTAATCGCACAAAACAAAACAATCGGACCAAACCTCTACTGGCTAGGAAGTGCTCTTTACTACCCAAGGGTGATCCCAGAGGAGATGGCATCACAGTATCACATCACGGTTGTGGATCATAGAGGATTTGCAAACCGTATAGATCCTACTTCCGAAAACGAATCCACGTATGATTTGGATCTGGTATTGGATGATTTTTACTTTTTCCAAAACCAATTGGAAATTCCTGCCTGTACAATCCTTGGCCACTCAGGCCATGGATACATGGCTTTAACGTATGCAAAAAAATACCCAAACAGTGTTAATACACTCGTGATGGTAGCGACAGGCCCAAACCATGGTGTCCCCCTCTTGGAACGAGAAACATACTTTGTTTCCTTCGCCACAGAAGAACGAAAAGAAAAACACAGACAACTCCAAAACAAATTCCAAAATCTAATTGAATCACATCCTGAAGGCCTTCCGAACTTTTTTAATTTGTTTTGTGTGAGCCAAGATGCACTCGGTTTTTATGATTTAAAAATGGACTCTACTCATTTATGGGATGGAGTAAGAACCAACAAACTAGCGTTTGATTATTTGTTTGGGAAAGTTTTTGTCGAGATCAATGTCGAAAATTACCTATCGACCTTAAAACTTCCAATCCAACTCATATTAGGAAAGTATGATTTCCAAGTAGCTCCTTATTATACATGGGATACAATCATAGAAAGATTTCCTGGAGTGAAACGAACAGTCCTTGACCAGTGTGGTCATTTGCCATTTTTCGAAGACCCAATTCGTTTTATGCAAGTGTTGGATTCGGAATGA
- a CDS encoding tetratricopeptide repeat protein, with the protein MSGPIVRNYKGGSIVYFEKDKAEDIFVLQKGRVVLTYTNINGVELKEDVKLGEFFGVKSAIGRYPREETAQVIGAATVLVFKVPEFEKFVSDKTHLIIKMLKVFSSQLRQVHRQVREILGQGEAKNPAFELMNVAEVFYKNGNFDHAAYAFEKYIQHYPDGMYLDRAKQLLDLARKKTPFPLTIQELVYKPEPGSQTGKLQEMLKTMAVQSPTATSSVDPNSILSQYDKASTLMNAGKYADAIELFKTVSDRTDSVTQEEEQFVENSLFYMGKSSFKAKDYPSAISHFSSFIKRYPKGLLLKENLYHLALATEASGDKEKAKQLFQKVTQMPPMDDSISEDAKSKLKGGR; encoded by the coding sequence GTGTCAGGTCCTATCGTACGAAATTATAAAGGTGGTTCCATTGTCTATTTTGAAAAAGACAAGGCAGAGGATATCTTTGTACTACAAAAAGGCCGAGTTGTACTAACTTACACGAATATCAATGGAGTGGAACTCAAAGAGGATGTAAAACTCGGTGAGTTTTTCGGAGTGAAGAGTGCCATTGGTCGTTACCCTAGGGAAGAAACAGCGCAAGTGATTGGTGCTGCAACAGTGCTTGTCTTCAAAGTGCCTGAATTCGAAAAATTTGTCTCAGATAAAACCCATCTCATCATCAAAATGCTCAAAGTATTCTCAAGCCAACTGAGGCAAGTGCACAGACAGGTTAGGGAAATCCTCGGACAAGGGGAAGCGAAGAACCCAGCATTTGAGCTCATGAACGTTGCAGAAGTTTTTTATAAAAATGGTAACTTTGACCATGCAGCCTATGCATTTGAGAAATACATCCAGCATTATCCGGACGGAATGTACTTAGACCGAGCCAAACAACTTTTAGACTTAGCTCGCAAAAAAACACCATTCCCTCTCACCATACAAGAGTTAGTTTATAAGCCCGAACCAGGATCCCAAACAGGAAAACTCCAAGAGATGTTAAAAACGATGGCAGTCCAATCACCAACTGCCACTTCCAGTGTGGACCCAAATTCCATTCTTTCCCAATATGACAAAGCATCCACTCTCATGAATGCAGGGAAATATGCAGATGCGATTGAACTCTTCAAAACTGTATCCGATCGAACTGATTCAGTGACTCAAGAAGAAGAACAGTTTGTTGAAAATTCACTTTTTTATATGGGAAAATCTAGTTTTAAAGCAAAAGATTATCCAAGTGCCATTTCTCATTTTTCCAGTTTTATCAAACGTTATCCAAAAGGACTACTGCTCAAAGAAAACCTTTACCATTTGGCTCTCGCAACAGAAGCCTCCGGGGACAAAGAAAAAGCAAAACAACTCTTCCAAAAGGTAACACAAATGCCTCCTATGGATGACAGTATCTCAGAAGATGCCAAATCCAAACTCAAAGGAGGTAGATAG